One genomic region from Solwaraspora sp. WMMD792 encodes:
- a CDS encoding lipopolysaccharide biosynthesis protein: protein MTAATDQRETRRSARSGAIGLAGAAVSGLFGFVLAVVITRGYGPTGAGAFFAAVGLLTVATAVCTLGAETGLLWALPRRRTGATGDAARMLPVALLPPLVFAIVVAVVGLLVAPQLADGLFDRASTETVRLVQLCAVGLPVLVATGLMLAAVRGVRPIGGYVAVQFFLLPIGRPVLVGLAALASGAVLLGLAGWLVPALAALLVCAGLVAGPLGLGRGARLRAGSADWRGFWRFALPRAGSAAIDAGSMWIGVLLAVALAGQAEAGIFGAVGRYILAGQLALQGLRVAVAPQLSRLLGADRPAEAAAVHRQTTSWAIVLSWPVYLLLAVFAPGFLSIFGPEFAAGATAMTVLAVAMLVNVAVGNVQTLLLMSGHSGLHLVATLVNLTATVSLAFWLVPRHGVLGMAVAWATGIVLENLIAATAARLVVGQPLVDRPVSVAAAATLAGVGAVSVVAVAAAGRDVAGLGTALALVGAVVIVMSALPGVRRRVWRSVRQRGG, encoded by the coding sequence GTGACCGCCGCCACCGATCAGCGGGAGACCCGGCGTAGCGCCCGCAGCGGCGCCATCGGACTGGCCGGCGCGGCGGTCAGCGGGCTGTTCGGCTTCGTCCTGGCGGTGGTCATCACCCGCGGCTACGGGCCAACCGGCGCGGGCGCGTTCTTCGCCGCCGTCGGACTGCTCACCGTGGCCACTGCGGTCTGCACCCTGGGGGCCGAGACGGGACTGCTCTGGGCGTTGCCCCGGCGCCGTACCGGCGCCACCGGGGACGCCGCCCGGATGCTGCCGGTGGCGTTGCTGCCGCCGCTGGTGTTCGCCATCGTGGTGGCCGTCGTCGGGCTGCTGGTCGCCCCGCAGCTCGCGGACGGCCTGTTCGACCGGGCGAGCACGGAGACCGTACGCCTGGTTCAGCTCTGCGCGGTCGGGTTGCCGGTGCTGGTCGCCACCGGTCTGATGCTCGCGGCCGTACGCGGAGTCCGACCGATCGGCGGCTACGTGGCGGTGCAGTTCTTCCTGCTGCCGATCGGCCGGCCGGTGCTGGTCGGCCTCGCCGCGCTGGCCAGCGGCGCAGTGCTGCTCGGGTTGGCCGGCTGGCTGGTGCCGGCGCTGGCCGCCCTGCTGGTCTGCGCCGGTCTGGTCGCCGGACCGCTCGGTCTGGGGCGCGGCGCCCGACTGCGTGCCGGGTCGGCGGACTGGCGTGGCTTCTGGCGGTTCGCGCTGCCGAGGGCCGGCTCGGCCGCCATCGACGCGGGCAGCATGTGGATCGGGGTGCTGCTGGCTGTCGCGCTGGCCGGGCAGGCCGAGGCGGGCATCTTCGGCGCGGTCGGTCGGTACATCCTGGCCGGGCAGCTCGCCCTGCAGGGGCTGCGGGTCGCGGTCGCGCCGCAGCTGTCCCGGCTGCTCGGCGCGGACCGGCCGGCCGAGGCGGCGGCGGTGCACCGGCAGACCACCAGCTGGGCGATCGTGCTCTCCTGGCCGGTCTATCTGCTGCTGGCGGTCTTCGCGCCGGGTTTCCTGAGCATCTTCGGGCCGGAGTTCGCCGCCGGCGCCACGGCGATGACGGTGCTGGCGGTCGCGATGCTGGTGAACGTCGCGGTCGGCAACGTGCAGACGTTGTTGCTGATGAGTGGTCACAGCGGCCTGCACCTGGTGGCCACGCTGGTGAATCTGACGGCGACGGTGTCGTTGGCGTTCTGGCTGGTGCCCCGGCACGGGGTGCTCGGCATGGCGGTGGCCTGGGCCACCGGGATCGTGCTGGAGAACCTGATCGCGGCGACCGCCGCCCGGCTGGTGGTCGGGCAACCACTGGTGGACCGCCCGGTGTCGGTGGCGGCGGCGGCGACGTTGGCCGGCGTCGGGGCGGTCAGCGTGGTCGCGGTCGCTGCGGCCGGCCGGGACGTGGCCGGCCTCGGTACCGCGTTGGCTCTGGTCGGCGCGGTCGTGATCGTAATGTCGGCGCTGCCGGGTGTGCGGCGCCGGGTGTGGCGCAGCGTCAGACAGAGAGGTGGGTGA
- a CDS encoding glycosyltransferase family A protein — MTAGRAPTISVVVPTRDRPELLREAIAAICEQDYPAPVDVVVVYDQSTPDTTLASDDPHRPVRVISNGRTAGLAGARNSGILAATGELVAFCDDDDRWLPGKLAAQVDELLAHPDAEFVSCGIQVSYDGTVNDRVLDLDSVSLAALLRDRMTELHPSTFLIRRAALVDGFGLVDEEIPGSYAEDYEFLLRAARSAPLRNLRTPYVLVRWHKRSYFAQRWDTIATALQWLLDRYPEFATEPAGEARVAGQIAFAEAAAGHRRGAIRWARHTLARNPREPRAYLALAVASRAVRPDLVLRTLHKRGRGI; from the coding sequence TTGACCGCCGGCCGGGCCCCGACGATCAGCGTCGTGGTCCCCACCCGGGACCGGCCCGAGCTGCTACGCGAGGCCATCGCCGCGATTTGCGAGCAGGACTATCCGGCACCTGTCGACGTGGTCGTGGTCTACGATCAGTCCACCCCGGACACCACGCTGGCCAGTGACGACCCGCACCGGCCGGTCCGGGTGATCAGCAACGGCCGGACCGCCGGCCTGGCCGGTGCCCGCAACAGCGGCATCCTGGCCGCGACCGGCGAGCTGGTCGCGTTCTGTGATGACGACGACCGGTGGCTCCCCGGCAAGCTCGCCGCCCAGGTCGACGAGCTGCTCGCCCACCCGGACGCCGAGTTCGTCAGCTGCGGCATCCAGGTCAGCTACGACGGCACCGTCAACGACCGGGTGCTCGACCTCGACAGCGTGTCGCTCGCCGCGCTGCTGCGGGACCGGATGACCGAGCTGCACCCGTCGACCTTCCTGATCCGCCGCGCGGCGCTGGTCGACGGCTTCGGGCTGGTCGACGAGGAGATTCCGGGCAGCTACGCGGAGGACTACGAGTTCCTGCTCCGGGCCGCCCGCAGCGCGCCGCTGCGCAACCTACGTACGCCGTACGTGCTGGTCCGCTGGCACAAGCGGTCCTATTTCGCGCAGCGCTGGGACACCATCGCCACCGCCCTGCAGTGGCTGCTGGACCGCTACCCGGAGTTCGCCACCGAGCCGGCCGGCGAGGCCCGGGTCGCCGGACAGATCGCCTTCGCCGAGGCCGCGGCCGGGCACCGCCGCGGGGCGATCCGCTGGGCCCGGCACACCCTGGCCCGCAACCCGCGCGAGCCGCGCGCCTACCTCGCCCTCGCCGTCGCCAGCCGAGCGGTACGGCCGGACCTGGTGCTCCGTACCCTGCACAAGCGCGGCCGGGGCATCTGA
- a CDS encoding glycosyltransferase, translating to MESALSNTGPTSVAARIPRQRGGSRTGTILVAVGTDRHRFDRLIGWLEDWHAAAADRAELIVQYGHSRAPELAGAIDFLDHDALQQAMQRATLVVCHGGPATILEARRHRHLPIVVPRDPTLDEHVDDHQMLFARRLADAGLIRLCQSRTALFEALEAGLRAPASFGVTADAGTDTARLAAVARVGEIIEGLISSANPRRVLSRRSR from the coding sequence GTGGAATCCGCGTTGTCGAACACCGGGCCGACCAGCGTCGCCGCACGAATCCCCCGGCAGCGCGGTGGGTCGCGTACCGGCACCATCCTGGTCGCTGTCGGAACCGACCGGCACCGGTTCGACCGGCTGATCGGCTGGCTGGAGGACTGGCACGCCGCTGCCGCCGACCGAGCCGAGCTGATTGTGCAGTACGGGCACAGCCGGGCACCGGAGCTGGCCGGGGCGATCGACTTTCTCGACCACGACGCCCTGCAACAGGCTATGCAGCGGGCCACCCTGGTGGTGTGCCACGGCGGCCCGGCGACCATCCTCGAAGCCCGTCGGCACCGGCATCTGCCGATCGTCGTACCCCGGGATCCCACTCTGGACGAGCACGTCGACGACCATCAGATGCTGTTCGCCCGCCGGCTGGCCGACGCCGGGCTGATCCGGCTCTGCCAGTCGCGTACGGCGCTGTTCGAGGCGCTGGAGGCCGGGCTGCGCGCCCCGGCGAGCTTCGGCGTCACCGCCGACGCCGGCACCGACACGGCACGACTCGCGGCCGTCGCCCGGGTCGGCGAGATCATCGAAGGGCTGATCTCGTCGGCGAACCCGCGCCGCGTGCTCAGCCGGCGGTCGCGTTGA
- a CDS encoding UDP-N-acetylglucosamine--LPS N-acetylglucosamine transferase, giving the protein MANNVPDVDSAPTLLLVGSSGGHLAQLLALEPWYVNRTRCWVTFDTPDATSLLRGEDVMWAHHPTTRNLRNLVRNARLAARIFRRRRVAAVITTGAGVAFPFVFLAWLRGVPAIYIEVYDRIDTATLTARLCRPFLSAMLVQWEEQRRQYPEATVVGNLL; this is encoded by the coding sequence GTGGCCAACAACGTGCCTGACGTTGACAGTGCACCCACGCTCCTGCTCGTCGGCTCGAGCGGTGGTCACCTCGCGCAGTTGCTTGCGCTCGAGCCGTGGTACGTCAACCGAACCCGGTGCTGGGTGACCTTCGACACGCCGGACGCCACGTCGCTGTTGCGTGGCGAGGATGTCATGTGGGCGCACCATCCGACGACCCGGAACCTGCGGAACCTGGTCCGCAATGCCCGGCTCGCCGCGCGGATCTTCCGGCGGCGGCGGGTCGCCGCCGTGATCACCACCGGTGCCGGAGTGGCCTTTCCCTTCGTGTTTCTTGCCTGGTTGCGCGGGGTGCCGGCGATCTACATCGAGGTCTATGACCGCATCGACACGGCGACGCTCACCGCGCGGCTGTGCCGCCCTTTCCTGTCGGCGATGCTCGTGCAGTGGGAGGAGCAGCGGCGCCAGTACCCGGAGGCGACCGTCGTCGGCAACCTGCTATAA
- the hutI gene encoding imidazolonepropionase yields MAAGGTLLVTGIGELVTNDPAHDGGPLGLLTDAAVLVDGDRVAWVGRAAHAPAADRRLDAGGRAGLPGFVDSHAHLVFAGDRAGEFAARMAGVRYDGGGIRTTVAATRAASDDELRCTVGRLRREALRQGSTTIEIKSGYGLSVTDEARSVRVAAEFTDETTFLGAHVVPAEYADRPDGYVDLVTGPMLAAAAPYARWVDVFCERGAFDADQARAVLAAGAAAGLGLRVHANQLGPGPGVAVAVELGAASADHCSYLSDADVAALAGSSTVATLLPGAEFSTQSPYPDARRLLDAGATVALATDCNPGSSYTTSMPFCVALAVREMAMTPAEAVWAATAGGARALRRADVGVLRPGARADLLLLEAPSHLHLAYRPGVPLIHQVLHDGVPTCPL; encoded by the coding sequence ATGGCGGCGGGCGGCACGCTGCTGGTGACCGGCATCGGGGAGCTGGTCACCAACGACCCTGCGCACGACGGCGGGCCGCTTGGGCTGCTCACCGACGCGGCGGTGCTGGTCGACGGCGACCGGGTCGCCTGGGTGGGGCGCGCGGCGCACGCACCGGCCGCCGACCGGCGGTTGGACGCGGGCGGCCGGGCCGGCCTGCCCGGTTTCGTGGACAGTCACGCGCATCTGGTCTTCGCTGGGGACCGGGCGGGCGAGTTCGCCGCCCGGATGGCCGGGGTCCGCTACGACGGCGGCGGCATCCGGACCACGGTGGCGGCGACCCGCGCCGCCAGCGACGACGAGCTGCGCTGCACCGTCGGGCGGCTGCGCCGTGAGGCGCTGCGGCAGGGCAGCACCACGATCGAGATCAAGAGCGGGTACGGGCTCAGCGTCACCGACGAGGCCAGGTCGGTGCGGGTGGCGGCGGAGTTCACCGACGAGACGACGTTCCTCGGCGCCCATGTGGTGCCGGCCGAGTACGCGGACCGCCCCGACGGCTACGTCGATCTGGTCACCGGCCCGATGCTGGCCGCCGCAGCCCCGTACGCCCGCTGGGTGGACGTGTTCTGCGAACGCGGCGCGTTCGACGCCGACCAGGCCCGCGCGGTGCTGGCCGCCGGGGCCGCGGCCGGCCTGGGGTTACGGGTGCACGCCAACCAGCTGGGTCCCGGCCCTGGGGTGGCGGTGGCGGTGGAGCTGGGGGCGGCCAGCGCCGACCACTGCAGCTATCTGTCCGATGCGGACGTCGCCGCGCTGGCTGGGTCGTCAACGGTGGCGACGCTGCTGCCGGGCGCGGAGTTCTCCACCCAGTCGCCGTACCCGGACGCCCGCCGGCTGCTCGACGCCGGCGCCACAGTGGCCTTGGCCACCGACTGTAACCCGGGTTCGTCGTACACCACGTCGATGCCGTTCTGTGTGGCGCTGGCGGTCCGGGAAATGGCGATGACCCCGGCGGAGGCGGTCTGGGCGGCAACCGCCGGCGGTGCCCGAGCGCTGCGCCGCGCCGACGTCGGCGTGCTGCGCCCGGGTGCCCGCGCCGACCTGCTGCTGCTCGAGGCACCGTCCCATCTGCACCTGGCCTACCGGCCGGGTGTGCCGCTGATCCATCAGGTCCTGCACGACGGAGTACCGACATGTCCACTGTGA
- the hutH gene encoding histidine ammonia-lyase — protein MSTVTIEPDGMTAAQVRAVARDGARVELSPGAVAAMTRSRDIVESIERDGRPVYGVSTGFGALASSFVAPDRRSELQHALIRSHAAGVGAPMPDEVVRAMLVLRVRSLALGRSGVRPLLAQALLDLLNHRITPWVPEHGSLGASGDLAPLAHCALVLMGEGWARDPDTGDRVDGAVALRRAGLAPVELAAKEGLALINGTDGMLGMLLLAVEDAGHLFTMADVTAALAIEAMLGSDRPFQADLHTIRPHPGQGVSAGNIHRLLQDSAVMDSHRDDLLHAVQDAYSMRCAPQVAGAARDTLAFAGTVAGRELRSVVDNPVVLPDGRVESTGNFHGAPLGFAADFLAIAAAEVGSISERRVDRLLDVNRSRGLPAFLSPDAGVNSGLMIAQYTAAGIVAENRRLAAPASVDSVPTSGMQEDHVSMGWAATRKLRTVLDNLTSLLAVELLAAVRGLQLRAPLRPSPAGQAAVKLVGALAGQPGPDIFLAPVLEAVRDVVAGRELRTAIESEIGPLH, from the coding sequence ATGTCCACTGTGACGATCGAACCGGACGGGATGACCGCCGCACAGGTGCGGGCGGTGGCCCGGGACGGGGCACGGGTCGAGTTGAGCCCCGGTGCGGTCGCGGCGATGACCCGCAGCCGCGACATCGTCGAGTCGATCGAACGCGACGGCCGCCCGGTGTACGGCGTCTCCACCGGGTTCGGTGCGCTGGCCAGCAGTTTCGTCGCACCGGACCGGCGTTCGGAGCTGCAGCACGCGCTGATCCGTTCGCACGCGGCGGGGGTCGGCGCGCCGATGCCCGACGAGGTGGTCCGGGCCATGCTGGTGCTGCGGGTGCGGTCGCTGGCGCTGGGTCGTTCCGGGGTGCGTCCGCTGCTCGCGCAGGCGCTGCTGGACCTGCTCAACCATCGGATCACTCCGTGGGTGCCGGAGCACGGGTCGCTCGGTGCCTCCGGTGACCTGGCGCCGTTGGCGCACTGCGCGCTGGTGCTGATGGGCGAGGGCTGGGCGCGGGACCCGGACACCGGGGACCGGGTCGACGGCGCCGTGGCATTGCGTCGGGCCGGGCTGGCCCCGGTGGAGCTGGCCGCCAAGGAGGGGCTGGCGCTGATCAACGGCACCGACGGGATGCTCGGCATGCTGCTGCTGGCGGTCGAGGACGCCGGGCACCTGTTCACCATGGCCGACGTCACCGCCGCGCTGGCGATCGAAGCGATGCTCGGCTCGGACCGGCCGTTCCAGGCCGACCTGCACACCATCCGGCCGCATCCCGGTCAGGGCGTGTCGGCGGGCAACATCCACCGGCTGCTGCAGGACTCGGCGGTGATGGACTCGCACCGCGACGATCTGCTGCACGCGGTGCAGGACGCGTACTCGATGCGGTGCGCGCCGCAGGTGGCCGGGGCGGCCCGGGACACGCTGGCGTTCGCCGGCACGGTCGCCGGCCGGGAGCTGCGGTCGGTGGTGGACAACCCGGTGGTGCTGCCGGACGGACGGGTCGAGTCGACCGGCAACTTCCATGGCGCGCCACTCGGCTTCGCCGCCGACTTCCTGGCCATCGCGGCCGCCGAGGTCGGGTCGATCAGCGAACGCCGGGTGGACCGGCTGCTGGACGTGAACCGGTCCCGGGGCCTGCCGGCGTTCCTGTCCCCGGACGCCGGGGTCAACTCCGGGCTGATGATCGCCCAGTACACCGCCGCCGGCATCGTCGCGGAGAACCGCCGGCTGGCCGCACCGGCCTCGGTGGACTCGGTGCCGACCTCCGGGATGCAGGAGGATCACGTGTCGATGGGCTGGGCGGCGACCCGCAAGCTGCGTACCGTGCTGGACAACCTGACCAGCCTGCTGGCGGTGGAGCTGCTGGCGGCGGTACGCGGTCTGCAGCTGCGCGCCCCGTTACGGCCGTCGCCGGCCGGCCAGGCGGCGGTGAAGCTGGTCGGCGCATTGGCCGGTCAGCCGGGGCCGGACATCTTCCTGGCCCCGGTGCTGGAAGCCGTCCGAGACGTGGTCGCCGGCCGGGAGCTGCGCACCGCGATCGAATCCGAGATCGGCCCCCTGCACTGA
- a CDS encoding formimidoylglutamate deiminase translates to MRWYAEHAWLGGPAPAAGVLIEAEAGRFTAVTAGVAAPPGVPRLAGVTLPGLADTHSHAFHRALRGRTHDDRGSFWTWRDRMYAVAGRLDPDSYLALARAVYAEAALAGVTCVGEFHYLHHDPQGRRYAEPNVMSDALAQAATYAGLRLTLLDTCYLTAGVDGAPLAGVQRRFGDADAADWADRSAGWRPTGDHVRAGAAVHSVRAVPAAELPVVAGAAAQRGAPLHVHLSEQPAENAACLARYGRTPTALLADAGVLGPTTTAVHATHLTDTDVTLLAGARAGVCLCPTTERDLADGIGPAGPLAAAGVTLSVGSDSHAVVDLFEEARAVETHERLRTGRRGHFSPGELISMAAGAGHAALGWADAGRIAVGARADLVTVRCDSVRTAGVDPAGLVFAATAADVTDVVVDGRPVVADGRHLHVDVPTELVAAIRALTR, encoded by the coding sequence ATGAGGTGGTACGCCGAACACGCCTGGCTGGGTGGGCCGGCCCCGGCGGCCGGGGTGCTGATCGAGGCCGAGGCGGGCCGGTTCACCGCGGTCACCGCCGGGGTGGCGGCACCGCCGGGCGTACCGAGGCTCGCCGGGGTGACCCTGCCCGGCCTGGCCGACACCCACTCGCACGCCTTCCACCGGGCGCTGCGCGGGCGGACCCACGACGACCGGGGCAGCTTCTGGACCTGGCGGGACCGGATGTACGCGGTCGCCGGGCGCCTCGACCCGGACAGCTACCTGGCGCTGGCCCGCGCGGTGTACGCCGAGGCGGCGCTCGCCGGGGTGACCTGCGTCGGCGAGTTCCACTACCTGCACCACGATCCGCAGGGCCGGCGCTACGCCGAGCCGAACGTGATGTCCGACGCGCTCGCGCAGGCCGCCACCTACGCCGGGCTGCGACTCACCCTGCTGGACACCTGCTACCTGACCGCCGGGGTGGACGGGGCACCGCTGGCCGGGGTGCAGCGCCGGTTCGGCGACGCCGACGCGGCCGACTGGGCGGACCGGTCCGCCGGGTGGCGGCCCACCGGCGACCACGTCCGGGCCGGCGCGGCGGTCCACTCGGTACGGGCGGTACCGGCCGCCGAGCTGCCGGTCGTCGCCGGGGCGGCGGCGCAGCGGGGTGCCCCGCTGCACGTGCACCTGTCGGAGCAGCCGGCGGAGAACGCGGCCTGTCTGGCCCGGTACGGTCGGACCCCGACGGCGCTGCTGGCCGACGCCGGGGTGCTCGGCCCGACGACGACCGCGGTGCACGCCACCCACCTGACCGATACCGACGTGACGCTGCTGGCCGGAGCGCGGGCCGGGGTCTGCCTCTGCCCGACCACCGAGCGGGACCTGGCCGACGGGATCGGCCCGGCCGGCCCGCTGGCGGCCGCCGGGGTCACGCTCAGCGTGGGCAGTGACAGCCACGCGGTGGTCGACCTGTTCGAGGAGGCACGGGCGGTGGAGACACACGAGCGGCTGCGTACCGGCCGGCGGGGGCACTTCTCCCCCGGCGAGCTGATCTCGATGGCCGCCGGAGCCGGGCACGCCGCGCTGGGCTGGGCCGACGCCGGCCGGATCGCGGTCGGCGCCCGCGCCGACCTGGTCACCGTCCGATGCGACAGCGTACGGACCGCCGGGGTCGACCCGGCCGGGCTGGTGTTCGCGGCGACCGCCGCCGACGTCACCGACGTGGTGGTCGACGGCCGTCCGGTGGTCGCCGACGGCCGGCATCTGCACGTCGACGTACCGACCGAACTGGTCGCCGCGATCCGGGCGTTGACCCGGTGA
- a CDS encoding sulfotransferase domain-containing protein, translating to MASIRDRIKQAVPTQVTDRVRESMVHYGVRTSHRRPLPDFLIIGTKRGGTTSLWNYLIQHPLVPRLFPAWNTKATHYFEEHWSRGEAWYRSHFPTERQRAALTARYGGPVRAGEAAPLYMFHPTAAERVQQLLPQVRLIVLLRDPVERAYSHWKERRTEGKEPLDFPQALASEPERTAGERDRLIADPNYFSEPYDWYTYRARGRYLEHLEPWLDRFDRAQFLFLTSEEFYRDTRSAYLRTLDFLGLPGHELPTFKVYNDRRSAPMDDALRAELTAYYQPHNEALAQRLGLRLDWAGSPR from the coding sequence ATGGCGTCCATCAGGGACCGCATCAAGCAGGCGGTACCGACCCAGGTGACCGACCGGGTACGCGAGTCGATGGTGCACTACGGAGTACGTACCAGTCACCGTCGCCCGCTGCCGGACTTCCTGATCATCGGCACGAAGCGCGGCGGCACCACGTCGCTGTGGAACTACCTGATCCAGCATCCGCTGGTACCGCGGCTCTTCCCGGCCTGGAACACCAAGGCCACCCACTACTTCGAGGAGCACTGGTCGCGGGGGGAGGCGTGGTACCGGTCGCACTTTCCCACCGAGCGTCAGCGCGCCGCGCTGACCGCCCGGTACGGCGGCCCGGTCCGTGCCGGTGAGGCCGCTCCGCTGTACATGTTCCACCCGACGGCCGCCGAGCGGGTCCAGCAACTGCTGCCCCAGGTACGGCTGATCGTGCTGCTGCGCGATCCGGTGGAGCGGGCGTACTCGCACTGGAAGGAGCGGCGGACCGAGGGCAAGGAGCCGCTGGACTTCCCGCAGGCGTTGGCGAGCGAGCCGGAGCGGACCGCCGGTGAGCGCGACCGGCTGATCGCCGACCCGAACTACTTCTCCGAGCCGTACGACTGGTACACCTACCGGGCGCGCGGGCGCTACCTGGAGCATCTCGAGCCCTGGCTGGACCGGTTCGACCGCGCCCAGTTCCTCTTCCTGACCAGCGAGGAGTTCTACCGCGACACCCGGTCGGCCTATCTGCGTACCCTCGATTTCCTCGGCCTGCCCGGGCATGAGCTGCCGACGTTCAAGGTGTACAACGACCGCCGGTCGGCGCCGATGGACGACGCGCTGCGTGCCGAGCTGACCGCCTACTACCAGCCGCACAACGAGGCGCTGGCGCAGCGGCTGGGGTTGCGGCTGGACTGGGCCGGGTCGCCGCGATGA
- a CDS encoding DUF4143 domain-containing protein, which produces MVEYRRRVLDGTLDELQPHLRALSIHGPKGVGKTATAMQRAASVIDLSLAAQREIVTADPSILTRLPGPVLVDEWQRLPEVWDYVRRAVDAGSPPGHFIVAGSSAPRGAVVHSGAGRMVPMRMRPLSLAERAIETPTVSLAALLAGDRVVGGATKLRLTDYVEEIVASGFPAIRGLPPRVRRRELDAYLDNVVQREFPEQGYPVRRPAVLRAWLAAYAAATSTTTAYSKILDAATAGLANKPAKETTLAYRDALTSLWLLDAIPPWIPSHNHLDRLGQAAKHHLADPALAARLLGLDGAALLRAEQGSTDRPEGTILGALFEHLAALSIHTYAEAAEARVGHLRTRNGDHEVDLIVQHADGRVLGVEVKLADRVEDADTKHLRWLRDRIGKELIDGIVVYAGEHAFRRRDDIAVVPLALLGP; this is translated from the coding sequence GTGGTCGAGTATCGGCGCCGCGTCCTGGACGGCACGCTGGATGAGCTTCAGCCGCATCTTCGTGCCTTGTCGATCCACGGGCCGAAGGGGGTTGGGAAGACAGCGACGGCGATGCAACGAGCCGCGTCGGTCATCGATCTCAGTCTGGCCGCCCAGCGCGAGATCGTCACGGCTGACCCGTCGATCCTGACCCGGCTGCCGGGGCCGGTGCTGGTGGACGAGTGGCAGCGCCTGCCCGAGGTGTGGGACTACGTGCGGCGTGCCGTCGATGCCGGCTCCCCGCCCGGTCACTTCATTGTCGCTGGAAGCTCGGCACCGCGGGGCGCAGTCGTCCACTCCGGTGCCGGGCGGATGGTGCCGATGCGGATGCGGCCGCTGAGTCTGGCCGAGCGGGCCATCGAAACGCCGACCGTGAGCCTGGCGGCGCTGCTGGCGGGCGACCGCGTCGTCGGCGGTGCCACCAAGCTCCGGTTGACGGACTATGTCGAGGAGATCGTGGCGTCGGGCTTTCCTGCCATCCGTGGATTGCCGCCTCGGGTGCGTCGAAGGGAGTTGGACGCGTACCTGGACAACGTCGTCCAGCGGGAGTTCCCCGAGCAGGGCTATCCGGTTCGCCGGCCGGCCGTGCTGCGTGCGTGGCTAGCCGCGTACGCGGCCGCGACATCAACCACGACGGCGTACTCGAAGATTCTCGACGCGGCAACCGCCGGGCTGGCGAACAAACCGGCCAAGGAGACCACCCTCGCCTACCGCGACGCCCTGACATCACTGTGGCTACTCGATGCGATACCGCCGTGGATTCCCAGCCACAACCACCTGGACCGGCTCGGCCAAGCGGCCAAACACCACCTTGCCGACCCAGCGTTGGCTGCCCGGCTGCTCGGGCTCGACGGCGCCGCGCTGTTGCGCGCCGAGCAGGGCAGCACGGACCGGCCAGAAGGCACGATCCTCGGCGCGCTCTTCGAGCACCTCGCCGCGCTGAGCATTCACACCTACGCAGAGGCCGCGGAGGCCCGAGTTGGTCATCTGCGCACCCGCAACGGCGATCACGAGGTGGACCTGATCGTCCAACACGCGGACGGCCGAGTGCTGGGTGTCGAAGTCAAGCTGGCCGATCGCGTCGAGGACGCCGACACAAAGCACCTGCGATGGCTCCGCGACCGCATCGGCAAGGAGCTGATCGATGGAATTGTCGTGTACGCGGGCGAACACGCCTTTCGGCGCCGCGACGACATCGCGGTCGTACCGCTGGCCCTACTCGGCCCGTGA